The genomic interval GCAATGAGGGTAACGCTCTCGGGCACCGCCTCGCTCACCCGCTCGAAGGTTCCCAGGTCGACTTCGAGTTGCGCCAGGTCGCGGTTGTTGACGCCGACGATGTCGGCCCCCGCTTCGATGGCCCGCTCGACTTCGGCCTCGGTGTGAGTCTCGACGAGGACCTGGAACCCGCGGTCGCGGGCCGCCGCCACCAGATCGCCCAGGTCGTCGGTCCCCTCGGCCTCCAGGAACCGGACGATCAGGAGGATCACGTCCGCCTCGACAACGTCCAGTTGCGCCTCGTGCAGGACGAAATCCTTCCGCAGGACGGGCACGTCGACGGCCTCGCGGACCCGTTCGAGCGTCCGTGCGGAGCCGCCGAAGTGGTCCGGTTCGGTCAACACCGACAGCGCCGCCGCGCCGCCCTCGACCATCCGCTCCGCGAGCGCGACCGGGTCGTCGGTCCGCGCGCCCTCGGTCGTCGGGCTGGTCGGTTTGATCTCGGCGATCAGCGGGACCCGTCCCTCGCTCTCGGCCCGCTCGAAGGCCGCCGGCAGCGAGCGCGCGTCGGCAGCGACCCGCTCGCCACCACCGCCGCGCTCACGCGCCGCCGCGAGTATCGACGCCACTTCCGGTGCGATCGCACCCACACTGTCGTCCATTACTGAACACTAACGTACAGAAGTGTACATAAGAGTTGCCTTCGGCGCCGGGGCTGTCGGACCTGGCACGGGGACTCTCGGGACCCGCTCCGTCCCGGACGGTAGCCGAACGTTGAAGGCACGACCCGTCGTCTGTCCGCGCATGGAGACGCCGAGCGACGACGCGGGCATCTACGCCCGCGAGTCGGAGTATCTCGACCGGTACGTCCAGTTCGGGGCGGCTGGCGACCGGATCATCTCGCTGTCGTTCCCGACCCACCCCGAGGATGTCACCAGCGACGACCACGCCCTGCTGGATCGAATCGACGAGTACCTCGCCGGGGCGGAAGACGACTTCCGGGACGTAGCCCTCGGGCTGACGGTCCCGACCGACCAGCGACGCGTGCTGGAGGCCGTCCGGGAGATCCCGTACGGCGAGAACGCCACCGTCGAGCAGGTCGCCCGGATGACGCCCGATCTGGATTCGACCGAACAGGAAGATCTGACTGCGGTCCGTGAGGCGCTCGCGGCCAACCCGGTCCCGCTCCTCATCCCGGACCACCGCGTGCGCGACGGCCCCAGTGCCGCGCCGCCACCCGTCGAACAGAAGTTGCGGTCGCTGGAAGGCCTATAGGGACAGTCGATCGATCCCCAGCCCCTCGTGGACGACCAGTTCCAGCGCGTTGACGAGGTAGTGAGCGACGACGACGGCCAGCAGGCTGTCGGTGACGACGAACAGGCCGGCCAGTCCCAGGCCGAGCGTCCCGGTGACGACGATCCCGACGCGACCCTGGGCGCCGTGGCCCAGCGCGAACGCCACTGAGGAGACGAGCGCCATCGCCCACGCCGGCGCACCGAGGCCGGCGACGGGGACGCCGATCGCCGCCGCGCGGAAGAGCAGTTCCTCGACGACGGCAATGGTCGGCAGGATGACCCCCAGGAGGACGACCCACCCGGTAAGCGAGTCCGGCGCCAGTAGTTCGCGGACCGACTCGTCGAAGGCCATGTCGAACCCCGCCGCGAGCGACGCCGCGGCTTCGTTGCCCAGCCAGAACCCGACGCCGGCGGCGACGCCCACGGCGACCGCGGGCAGGCCGGTCGAGAGCGGCGCCGCGGTGACGCCGAAGGCGCTGGCCGGGATCTGGTAGTAGAACGCGCCGGCGAGCAGGAGCGCCCCGAACAGCCCCTGTGTGAGCGCGACGTTCGCCAGTAAGGCCCCCGTCGAGAAATCCTCGGGGGTCGTGGACTGTCGGCGTTCGACCCAGCGCCGCCGCCGGGCGGTCTCGGGCGTCTCGAACCGCGGGACGACGGGATCGGGGGTCGCCGTGTCGGCGTGGCCCTCGACGGACGGGACGCCTTCGGCGGTCGCCGGGAGACCGCTCTGCTCGTCGGCGACTCCCTGCGAAAGGCGTGCGAGCGCGAGTAACGCGGTCAGAAGGAGCCCCGTCAGGCCGACGAAGGCGGCCCAACCGGGCACGGTTTTACTGCGGGCTCGGGCTGCCGCCCTGGCGGCCGACCTCGTGTTCGAGGGCCTTGCCCGTGATGGACTTCAGGCGGTCGACCAGCGAGTCCTTCTCGGTCTCGCCCGACAGCGCGACCTCCAGGACCTCCGAGATGTGGGAGACGGGGACGATCTCGATCATGTCCTCGTACTCCTCTTCGATCATCACGTCCTGGGTGTTGGCCTCGGGGATGATGACCGTATCCAGACCGGCCTTGGCGGCGGCCTCGATCTTGTGGGTGACACCGCCGACCGGGAGCACGTCACCCCGCACGGAGAGCGAGCCGGTCATCGCGATGTTCTGCTCGACCGGGGCGTCCTCCAGCGCGGAGATGACGGCCGTCGCGACGGTGATCGAGGCGGAGTCGCCGTCGACACCGCCCTCCCCGGCCTGGACGAACTGGATGTGCACGTCCTTCTCGGAGATGTCCTCGTCGCTGAACTTCTTGATGATCGCCGAGACGTTCTGGACGGCCTCCTCGGCCATCTCCTGGAGCTGGCCGGTCGCGATGACCTGGCCCGGACCCTGCGAGGGCGTGACCTCGGCCATCACGGGGAGGACGATCCCGCTGTCCTCGCCCATCACGGCCAGGCCGTTGACGCGACCGACGACATCGCCCTGGTTGACCGTCAGCTCGTAGTCCTTGCGGCGCTCGATGTAGTTGTCCGCGAGCTGTTGCTCGATGGAGCGCGAGCGGCGCTTGGCCTGGAGCACGTCGGCGCGCGTGGTGTTGTCCTTGTCCTCGGCGCGAGCGATGTCGCCCGCGACCCGAACGAGGCCACCCAGGTCACGGAACTTCAGGGTGAGGTGGCCCTTCCGGCCCGCGCGGCGGCGGGCTTCGAGGATGAGCTCCTCGACTGCCTGCTCGGTGAAGTGGGGGAGCCGCCCGTCGTTCTCGACCTCCTGGGCGACGAACCGAGCGTACTTCCGGCGCATCTCGGGGTCGTCCTCGATGGTGTCGTCCATGTACACCTCGTAGCCGTACCCCTTGATCCGGGAGCGCAGCGCCGGGTGCATGTTCTCCATCGCGTCTAGGTTCCCGGCCGCGATCATGATGAAGTCACAGGGGACGGGCTCGGTCTGGACCATCGCGCCCGAGGAGCGCTCGGACTGGCCCGTGATCGAGAACTCGCCCTCCTGGATCGCCGTCATCAGCTTCTGCTGGCTGCGGATGTCCAGGGTGTTGATCTCGTCGACGAACAGGACACCCTTGTTGGCCTTGTGGATGGCGCCGGCCTCCACGCGGTCGTGGCTGGGGGTCTCCATGCCGCCGGACTGGAACGGGTCGTGGCGCACGTCGCCCAGCAGCGCACCCGCGTGGGCACCGGTCGCGTCCTCGAAGGGCGCGGTCTTCTGGCTGGCGTTGCTGATCAGGAGGTTCGGGATCATCGCGTCGCTGCCCCGCGAGCCGTAGCGGAACGCGAGGTAGATGACACCCGCCGCCAGGATACCCAGCAGGATCTGCTGGGCGATGATCAGCGAGTAGCCGATGACGATGGCGATGATGATCCACATCAGGAAGGTCCGCATCTGGTTGCGCTTGCGGGCTTCCTCCTTGTGGGCGTCGACGATCTGTTCGCCCTTCCCGCTTGGCACGGTCCGGACCTTGGGCTCGTTGCCGTCGTCGGGGTTGTGATAGACCAGAACGTCCTGTAGCTCCTCGCGGGGGAGCAACTGACTCATCGCTTTGGCCAGCATCGACTTGCCCGTCCCGGGCGAGCCGATCATCATGACGTGCCGGCGCTGTTTGGCTGCTTTCTTGATCACGTCTCGGGCGTGGTCCTGCCCGATGACCTGATCGACGAGACGGTCGGGGACCTCGATATCGGCGGTCGAATCGATGTCGAGACCACCGAGCAGGTCTTCCTCCTCGCCGTCGAGGTTGCTCTCTCCCTCGACTTCGACATCGCTCCCGAGGGTCGTCCCCTCGTCGTCGCTACCTGGCTCGTCGACGGTCGGCTCTGACACCTGCTCGTCGCTCGCCTCGGCAGGGCTGTCGGCCGCCGTGGCCTCGCCGGCATCGGCGTCCTCCCGGCCGGCGTCGGGAGCCGCGTCGTGTTCGGTATTGTCGCTCATACAAACGTTGCTAACATCGGATTTCAAGGGCTGTCTACTGATATACTTTCTCCCCGTGACCGGCCCCGAGACACCCCGAAAACCGCAAGAAGGCGACCCGATACCATCGAGAGCTGCCGTCCATTCGGAGCCGTCGTCGGGTTTATCAAACCACCAAGCACACAGTGGGGTATGCGTGGGTTCTACATCGGTCGGTTCCAGCCCTATCACGACGGCCATCACGCGATGGTCGATCGGATCACCGACGAGGTCGACGAACTGGTCCTCGGGATCGGGAGCGCCGACGACTCGCACACGACACACGACCCGTTTACCGCCGGCGAGCGGATCATGATGATCACGAAGGCCGTCGCCGAGTTCGACCTGACGACGTACGTCGTTCCCTTGGAGGACATCAACCGCAACGCCGTCTGGGTGAGCCACGTCCAGAGCATGTGCCCGGACTTCGACGTTGCTTACTCGAACAACCCGCTCGTGGTCAGGCTGTTCGAGGAGGGCGGGATCGAGGTGCGCCAGTCGCCGATGTTCGATCGGGACCGCCTCGAAGGCAGCGAGATCCGCCAGCGGATGATCCACGACGAGTCCTGGCGCGACCGGGTGCCGAGCCCGGTCGTCGACGTTATCGAGGAGATCCACGGCGTCAAGCGCCTCCAGCACGTCTCGGACACCGATTCGTTGCGGCGCTACACCGCCGAAAGCGAGGACCTCGACGAGCCAGAGGTCGGTGACCCGGCGGACCAATGATCACCCTCGCGTCGGACTTCGGCACGCCGTACCCGGCCGCCATGCGCGGCGTGATCTGCCAGCGGACCGACGCCCGGATCGAGGACATCGCTCACGACTTCCCCCGGCAGAACGTCCGTACCGCGGCGTTCTGGCTGACACAGACGCTGCCGTACTTCCCGCCGGCCGTCCACTGCGTGGTCGTCGACCCCGGCGTCGGCACGGACCGGGACGCGGTCGTCGTCCGCGCAGATGACCACGCCCTCGTGGCGCCCGACAACGGCGTCGTCCTCCCGGCGGCCCGCGAACTGGCCGACACCGTCGAGGTGTTCACGTGGGCCTACGACGACCCGGCCAGTTCGACGTTCCATGGACGTGATGTCTTCGCGCCCGCGGCGGCCGCGGTCCACGACGCCGGCGTCGACGCCCTCGGGGATCTGGACCGGACGACGCCCACCGACGACTACGCCGACTTGCGCTTTCCGACGGCCGAGACCGACGACGACGGCGCGACGGGCGAAGTGCTGGTCGTCGACGGCTTCGGCAACGTCGTCACGAACATCCCTGGATCGGTGCTGGAGGGACGTTTCGGCGACACCGTCCGCGTTGACGGCGAGTCAGTGCCGGTCCGCCGGGCCTACGCCGCTCTGGACCCCGGCGAGCGGCTGGTGACCGTCGGCAGCCACGGCAACGTCGAACTCGCGGTCAATCGGGGGCGGGGCGACGAG from Haloarcula pelagica carries:
- the trpC gene encoding indole-3-glycerol phosphate synthase, coding for MDDSVGAIAPEVASILAAARERGGGGERVAADARSLPAAFERAESEGRVPLIAEIKPTSPTTEGARTDDPVALAERMVEGGAAALSVLTEPDHFGGSARTLERVREAVDVPVLRKDFVLHEAQLDVVEADVILLIVRFLEAEGTDDLGDLVAAARDRGFQVLVETHTEAEVERAIEAGADIVGVNNRDLAQLEVDLGTFERVSEAVPESVTLIAESGIHTPEDVRRMRRAGADALLVGSAIMDHGADTDVAANTRRLTNAETETQT
- a CDS encoding methylated-DNA--[protein]-cysteine S-methyltransferase, with protein sequence METPSDDAGIYARESEYLDRYVQFGAAGDRIISLSFPTHPEDVTSDDHALLDRIDEYLAGAEDDFRDVALGLTVPTDQRRVLEAVREIPYGENATVEQVARMTPDLDSTEQEDLTAVREALAANPVPLLIPDHRVRDGPSAAPPPVEQKLRSLEGL
- a CDS encoding CPBP family intramembrane glutamic endopeptidase, which encodes MPGWAAFVGLTGLLLTALLALARLSQGVADEQSGLPATAEGVPSVEGHADTATPDPVVPRFETPETARRRRWVERRQSTTPEDFSTGALLANVALTQGLFGALLLAGAFYYQIPASAFGVTAAPLSTGLPAVAVGVAAGVGFWLGNEAAASLAAGFDMAFDESVRELLAPDSLTGWVVLLGVILPTIAVVEELLFRAAAIGVPVAGLGAPAWAMALVSSVAFALGHGAQGRVGIVVTGTLGLGLAGLFVVTDSLLAVVVAHYLVNALELVVHEGLGIDRLSL
- the lonB gene encoding ATP-dependent protease LonB; the encoded protein is MSDNTEHDAAPDAGREDADAGEATAADSPAEASDEQVSEPTVDEPGSDDEGTTLGSDVEVEGESNLDGEEEDLLGGLDIDSTADIEVPDRLVDQVIGQDHARDVIKKAAKQRRHVMMIGSPGTGKSMLAKAMSQLLPREELQDVLVYHNPDDGNEPKVRTVPSGKGEQIVDAHKEEARKRNQMRTFLMWIIIAIVIGYSLIIAQQILLGILAAGVIYLAFRYGSRGSDAMIPNLLISNASQKTAPFEDATGAHAGALLGDVRHDPFQSGGMETPSHDRVEAGAIHKANKGVLFVDEINTLDIRSQQKLMTAIQEGEFSITGQSERSSGAMVQTEPVPCDFIMIAAGNLDAMENMHPALRSRIKGYGYEVYMDDTIEDDPEMRRKYARFVAQEVENDGRLPHFTEQAVEELILEARRRAGRKGHLTLKFRDLGGLVRVAGDIARAEDKDNTTRADVLQAKRRSRSIEQQLADNYIERRKDYELTVNQGDVVGRVNGLAVMGEDSGIVLPVMAEVTPSQGPGQVIATGQLQEMAEEAVQNVSAIIKKFSDEDISEKDVHIQFVQAGEGGVDGDSASITVATAVISALEDAPVEQNIAMTGSLSVRGDVLPVGGVTHKIEAAAKAGLDTVIIPEANTQDVMIEEEYEDMIEIVPVSHISEVLEVALSGETEKDSLVDRLKSITGKALEHEVGRQGGSPSPQ
- a CDS encoding nicotinamide-nucleotide adenylyltransferase; amino-acid sequence: MRGFYIGRFQPYHDGHHAMVDRITDEVDELVLGIGSADDSHTTHDPFTAGERIMMITKAVAEFDLTTYVVPLEDINRNAVWVSHVQSMCPDFDVAYSNNPLVVRLFEEGGIEVRQSPMFDRDRLEGSEIRQRMIHDESWRDRVPSPVVDVIEEIHGVKRLQHVSDTDSLRRYTAESEDLDEPEVGDPADQ
- a CDS encoding SAM hydrolase/SAM-dependent halogenase family protein is translated as MITLASDFGTPYPAAMRGVICQRTDARIEDIAHDFPRQNVRTAAFWLTQTLPYFPPAVHCVVVDPGVGTDRDAVVVRADDHALVAPDNGVVLPAARELADTVEVFTWAYDDPASSTFHGRDVFAPAAAAVHDAGVDALGDLDRTTPTDDYADLRFPTAETDDDGATGEVLVVDGFGNVVTNIPGSVLEGRFGDTVRVDGESVPVRRAYAALDPGERLVTVGSHGNVELAVNRGRGDEAFGVGVGDPVSLSL